One genomic region from Pirellulales bacterium encodes:
- a CDS encoding aldo/keto reductase, whose amino-acid sequence MPETSLQLDGVQVPRFLYGTAWKEDETRRLAELALRQGFRGIDTANQRRHYHEAAVGEAVAASLAAGLMTRDELFLQTKFTFQAGQDHRLPYDPGAPIAEQVEQSLASSRAHFGVATIDSYLLHGPTQRDGLVAADWEAWRAMEAAHDAGRVRLLGISNVLPEQLEQLCRQARVRPRFVQNRCFAVLGWDRDIRGICAANGIVYQGFSLLTANRDVLAHPALLQIAKRHGRTTSQIVFRFALDVGMLPLTGTSSAEHMRQDLAVFDFQLDADELARIENLAAP is encoded by the coding sequence ATGCCCGAAACCAGCTTGCAACTCGACGGCGTGCAGGTGCCGCGGTTCCTCTACGGCACCGCCTGGAAAGAAGACGAGACGCGGCGGCTGGCCGAGCTGGCCCTGCGACAGGGGTTCCGCGGCATCGACACGGCCAACCAGCGCCGCCATTACCACGAGGCCGCTGTGGGCGAGGCCGTCGCCGCCTCCCTCGCCGCGGGCCTGATGACGCGCGACGAACTTTTTCTGCAAACCAAATTCACGTTTCAAGCCGGGCAGGACCATCGGCTGCCTTACGATCCGGGGGCGCCGATCGCGGAACAGGTCGAGCAGTCGCTGGCCAGTTCGCGGGCCCACTTCGGCGTGGCGACGATCGATTCCTACCTCTTGCACGGTCCGACGCAGCGCGACGGGCTGGTCGCCGCCGACTGGGAAGCGTGGCGCGCGATGGAAGCCGCGCACGACGCCGGCCGAGTTCGCCTGCTCGGCATCAGCAATGTGTTGCCGGAGCAGCTTGAGCAGCTTTGCCGACAGGCGCGCGTGCGGCCGCGTTTCGTGCAAAACCGCTGTTTCGCCGTGCTTGGCTGGGACCGCGACATCCGGGGAATCTGCGCCGCCAACGGCATCGTATACCAAGGCTTCTCGCTCTTGACCGCCAACCGCGACGTGCTGGCGCATCCCGCGCTGCTGCAAATCGCCAAGCGTCACGGCCGCACGACCAGCCAGATCGTGTTTCGCTTCGCGCTCGACGTCGGCATGCTGCCCCTGACCGGGACGAGCAGCGCAGAGCACATGCGCCAGGACCTGGCGGTTTTCGACTTCCAGCTCGACGCCGACGAGCTGGCCCGCATCGAGAACCTGGCCGCGCCGTAG